In the genome of Candidatus Kapaibacterium sp., the window AGCAAAATATCGCAAATGTTGCCTGATAGCATCAGTCTGACTCATAAGACGTCAAATTTGTTCCAATTCCCGTCGCAAAATAATTATTCTGAAATAATCAAAGCGGAGAACAAACTCCTCCGAACATATATAATCGAATTCAATGATAAATTTGAGCCAAACTCATTCGCACATGATTTCCGAAAAGAAAACAGCTTTATCGAAATATCAGAGCCATATTATTTGCCCGAATTTATGCTTTATATGCCGAATGATGCACATGTAAACAATCAAGTTACAGCCTTAGAATTGGTAAAGGCATTCGACGCTTGGGAAATCGAGAAAGGCAACCCAAATGTCATCATTGGAGTTAGTGACAGCGGCGTCAATCAAGAGCACGAGGATATCAGTGGTTCTATCTCAAAAAATGGAGGCGAGATACCCGGAGACGGTATTGACAACGATGGTAATGGCTATATTGACGATTATGCCGGATACAATTTTGCTTGGGAAACAGACGGCACAGCAAGGGATTATACAGCAAATTTCTCAAATTCGCACGGTCAAGAAGTAGCCGGAATATCTTCAGCCACAACCGATAATAACATCGGAATTGCAGGAGTTGGGTTTAACTCAACTCTCATTCCAATCAAAATTATTGAAAATAATCGTTTGACTCATGCTTATCCTTCGATAATTTATGCAGCTATACGCGGTTGTAAAGTCTTGAATTTGAGTTGGGGTTCTCCCAAACCATTCTCGGATATTGACCAATCAATAATTGATTTCGCAGTTGCCAGAGACGTTGCAATAGTGTCATCTGCCGGAAATATCGGTTCTGGAGGAGGTACAAAATTTAGTACATTTTATCCAGGGGCATATTTCGGTGTACTCGGTGTAGGTGAATCAACTATAAATGACCTCCCAGATATTGGCACAGTTCTCGGGATACAAGCCCATATTCTCGCACCGGGGAATCTCTATACAACTCAAAATAACGGCTACGGAGGCTCCGGTGGTGGCTCATCATTCTCAACTCCGGTTGTATCCGGTGCCGTTGCATTAGCACGGTCGCACTATCCTGAATTGACAGCATTGCAATCAATTCATTTGGTGCGTCGCTGCAATGACCCGATTGTCAATTCATTCCACACTGACTATTTAATTACACCAGGAAGACTGAATATGGCGAAGATGTTCAGTCGCAAACCAAGCGACATTCACGGTATCGTCCCGGTAAACTATATTTTCAAAGATATTTTCGGTGACGAAACTGACAGATTTGAAAGTGAGGACATTGTCAAAGTCTCTGTGGATTTTCGAAATTATCTTGGAAATGCCACCAATGTAAGATTTGTCCTAAAAGAAGCATACGACCCTGCCAATGCAGTATTTGTGACCGATAGCGTCATTACAATCGAAAATGTAGATGCACAGAGCGATTTCGGGATTGGCGATTTCGCATTTATGATTTTTGCAAATTACTCAGGTGAAGTTATATTCAGACTTGAAGTTTATGCGGACAATGAAGAGCCCGATTTCTTCAAATTTACGTTCACACCGTATAAAACTATAAGCACTTTCGAGAACAATAAAATTGAATTTTCCTTGAGCGATATTGGCGAATTCGGATTCGAAACAACGGGCAGCACACCGCAGGGCAGTGGTTTCAAAATAAAGGGAACCGGCAATCAATTATACAGAAACTCTTCAATAATGGTTTCCGAATCATCAAATCGTGCGGTTTATAATTACGGTTCTGCGTCATTGTATGATTTCAAATCAATCAAAGGATTCATCAACCCTGACAAGTATATCTCAATTATTGATGATTCATTCGCAGGTATGAGACAAATTGGGGTAGAAATCACTCAAGATGTGACATTCCCCCACCAAAACAGCAATTTCGCTCGAATTGGAGTCAAAATCAAAAATATAAATTCGGTTCCTCTTCTTGACTTGTCCGTAGGATATTGGC includes:
- a CDS encoding S8 family peptidase, which gives rise to MLISVRFAICALIILLTSSNIFSNDKLNDNVVELNGIKIMNNMLVVRVKQGITAIDMENFAKRNTSISKISQMLPDSISLTHKTSNLFQFPSQNNYSEIIKAENKLLRTYIIEFNDKFEPNSFAHDFRKENSFIEISEPYYLPEFMLYMPNDAHVNNQVTALELVKAFDAWEIEKGNPNVIIGVSDSGVNQEHEDISGSISKNGGEIPGDGIDNDGNGYIDDYAGYNFAWETDGTARDYTANFSNSHGQEVAGISSATTDNNIGIAGVGFNSTLIPIKIIENNRLTHAYPSIIYAAIRGCKVLNLSWGSPKPFSDIDQSIIDFAVARDVAIVSSAGNIGSGGGTKFSTFYPGAYFGVLGVGESTINDLPDIGTVLGIQAHILAPGNLYTTQNNGYGGSGGGSSFSTPVVSGAVALARSHYPELTALQSIHLVRRCNDPIVNSFHTDYLITPGRLNMAKMFSRKPSDIHGIVPVNYIFKDIFGDETDRFESEDIVKVSVDFRNYLGNATNVRFVLKEAYDPANAVFVTDSVITIENVDAQSDFGIGDFAFMIFANYSGEVIFRLEVYADNEEPDFFKFTFTPYKTISTFENNKIEFSLSDIGEFGFETTGSTPQGSGFKIKGTGNQLYRNSSIMVSESSNRAVYNYGSASLYDFKSIKGFINPDKYISIIDDSFAGMRQIGVEITQDVTFPHQNSNFARIGVKIKNINSVPLLDLSVGYWLDWDIGVNAEKNRTRLFPEAVPSHMPESNAAAQLAWNTEDENYVVMAAGVAAQGNNVTAQAAGLHYGFTRNFDELKRISALNSNTSLQTDTTFDISMVIAMRFDGSILPGEERICWFCIGGGDLDSLDKKLADCLAITTSVEDESEIMSANLYPNPAYGLLNYTIPEGKLLRSIKVFDILGIELISTNNQIASINTSQLAAGMYFVAFSYTDGSIEYKKFMVSSQNR